From Eriocheir sinensis breed Jianghai 21 chromosome 19, ASM2467909v1, whole genome shotgun sequence:
tacttatgtttcataaggtaggtaatgagatactggcacggacctaaaacgaatcttaaccaaagtGAGGGCTACTAGGTAATGTTAATGAGTTCTGGAGTGAAGCAAGGTAAGGATGGCTATTTAAAGTGCTACCTGTGGATTATTTATTCGGGGCAATCTGCGGCATACTTGAAAACACACGTGGACAGGTGTACTGATTCAACAGGTAGCCTACAGGCCTATTTGTGGGATTATAGCAAGATCAGGATGGCTAACCGTTATCTGTGAGTATACGTGCAGTCTGTCTGTGTTGAGGTGTAAGAAGACACACGTAAATTAAGGTAAGTGTAGCGAATTATATGTGTGACAGGCATAGGTAGAGTCAAGGTCTTTAGATCTTGGGTAAAGTTAACATGTTTCTTAGTGAAGCAAGGGCATGTCACCGTCATGTTATATTAGCTAGTCCATAAGTAGTTCCCTCATTGCACATTTCATATTTGTTGGGATGCGTGAAAGCGTTAGCGAATTGCTTTGTTTATTACCTGATTCACTCTTGACAATTAACCATTACGCATTTCATATTGCTAGGATGCTTGAAAGAGTTTGATTGTTTCGTCTATTACCTAGCTAGCCTGTTATCTCTTATTAGGCTACCAAGCAATCTTCGCTGTGCAGTGGTTATAGCGTCTCTGACAGTCGAATTACGATCGTGTCTgctggcccgggttcgaatccctgccTGGCAGCCTGAGTAGTCGGCGTGCAAGCCCACCCAGGTTttacatccttcctttcgggcaggtcaataaatgggtacctggggaaacctggggaaaacCGGGGttaggtaaactgtggtaacccggatgtcattgGCCCAGTGTCGGGTTGATGGGTCCCCTACCACCACAGGGttaacgggacggagatgagcactgccgccacgcgcagctatggcgtgTGCTTCCAGCTTTACCTTTAAATTGCCTTGACAGATCTAACTGGTAACGCCAGGTCAGATGAGATAAGCTTAGGTGACATTATGACTTTTTAACTTCTTACTCGAGTATGTTTAAAACCACATCAAACACAGTAATATGACCTTAAAACCAATGTAAATTAACGTATACACAATTATTAAAGTCATTACTAGTCTTTGCAGGGGCCTATGGACTTGCTACCCTGCCTGACGAACGATGAAACCCTTGCGATATTGTCTTTAGTTAAGATACGTTCCCtgctgcctcccctccttcccttcccctctcactccatcctccctcctcatcctctctcccttcacttttacctcccagtatttctccttccatctcctgttTTAATCACCATCGGAGTTTTAGTGGAGTTAGGGTGAGCTCTCTCTAGTGACTGGCCCTGGCGTGCCCTTAATTGAAAGTTTAAATCAGTAACTGTTGTGATGTTCTAATCTAATCTGTGCTTCCCTGCTCTTATGGTTTATCAGTTCTATTATACTGTCGAGAGGTTAATTAAAGGtgcttcaatgtgtgtgtgtgtgtgtgtgtgtgtgtgtgtgtgtgtgtgtgtgtgtgtgtgtgtgtgtgtgtgtgtgtgtatgtgtgtgtgtgtgtgtgtgtgtgtgtgtgtgagtatgtatgtgtgtgtgagtatgtatgtgtgtgtgtgtgtgtgtgtccggcttATATAAGCTGTTGtagttcctgttttcttttatctcttggTTGGTTGGTTACTTGTCTTTCTCAACAAGGctcgaatattctctctctctctctctctctctctctctctctctctctctctctctctctctctcagtacctaCTTTTCCGTTTTTTCAGACCATATTTTGACTTTTTTTATTGAAGAGATGAAACACTTAGCAAACTATTTATTTAACTTTAGTGTGAATCATTTTAAAGcctaatctactactactactactactactactccttctacctctttttcttcctctcccgtttccagtcttcctctttattccatctaacattcttcttcttctgcttcttctcttttctctccccttttcaatctttctcttttctctcctctatctgaCAGACctctcttctcctacttcttttcttttctctcctatctccagtcttcctctcctcctcctcctcctcctcctcctcctcctcgtacttttctttttcttctctcctctttccagtcttcctgttcactctcctcctcctcctcgtacctctcctttttcttctctctcctttttccagtcttcctgttcactctcctcctcctcgtccctttcctttttttatctcctttccagcCCTCCTCATTACTATCTAAcagctttctcttcctacttcctcctttcctctcccctttccagttttctcctcctcctcctccacttccactactaatacaaccatcaccattaccagaaCCTCTTCGTCCACCCCTACAGGAGTCACCATGGCCCCCACACTGTACCTTTTCATGCCCTCCGCCTACTGCCGCTCCGTGCTACTGGCGGCGAAGGCGTTGGACGTGGAGCTGGACGTGAAGACGGTCAACCTGATGGAGAAGGAACAATTAAAGCCGGAGTTCCTGGCCATCAACCCCCAACACACCGTCCCTACATTCGTGGACGGCGACCTGGTGCTGACGGAGAGGTGGGTGTTGAATGGTCTGTGTACTcttaggctggattcacacgagccactttttagtggtcagtggccgccacaaaataatggtcaaaatagaacacacacatctctatgggtgcatgcacacgggccacatttttgtggtcgccacaaaacagtggcgagttgtggcgggcggagccattttccgaccacgccactgtggccagcgatagataccgttgtttcaaatggcagcgtgcacacgagccgcTATCGgcggccaccaccctgccacccgccgctttccctctgtcttgacacctgaacacctgaattttaactgtcataatgatgtataagtatgaccttcacgcataacttgtgttcaggatataatggataagctcatatgctttcagaactaatgtttcatttcgtttcacagttttgcatattaattgattctggtatggattaattactgaatgtgGTGCTGAATTATGGCAATatattacatctaatgtgacttaatattcgtcatgttcagtcttatattaaaattacagcaagtctctcttctactgggacACAGTTCCtcgtgttgatgtcctgccgtgttatacgtggaccaattattgtcataagatgattaaacctatcctgtgacctcctgaagtagtaaaaaaaattatcgtgttcttttagctctgtaaataatgtgtggaatgctacacgcagtagtttgttgctaagtatatatggggtgaacccatggcagtactctcttcagcgctttttgccaagagagcacagacagctgctgcctctacgagatccataatgCCACgtgctgacgtcattagtggccACCACCGAGTGGCTCTTGTGCATGGTGCACCTGCCAACCATTTTTCGTGGctaccattttttgtggtggccactttttgtggcggccactgaccactaaaagtgtctcgtgtgaacccagccttataatcctctttctttgcctcttaattctttcttctctctgatTCGCCACTCTAAGGTTAGTATTCTCAGGCGCTTTTACCTCTCAcattaactgtttccaaaggccaaaaagatcagtcgggctcttaagtgtttttttaggttcatggtacagaagaagggttaaactatcaccatggccataaaactacccctggaaataccccctgtgaaagcctagtcaaatatgtgtggttgggcgccgaaatgtttaagaatatgaccctaaggccgcggccacacagggagcgagaaagcgagcGAGAACGGCAAGGCGATTTTCTGTTGCCACACGAAAAacgagggttgtcatggcaacgcgaCCCGCAGTTTACAGAcaaaccatggaggtattatgggaggagccgccatgacgtcacgaacgcgaagccaacgcgctattggtccgctgtctccccaccccccttagactcaaaacatatatcagctgatccagtagacgcattgaaagtgcatacaatccctgccttttctgagtgtaggtaggaacaacccctcacataactattgcttaatgacactttcataagcaggtctgggtgcgagagggatttaggggtctgagTGAGctcctgatctccgtccaagggcacaatgcattcatgctagaaatcgagcaaatagggtactgggatttatttgaaGGAGCCAATAGAAGGAGcaatagaagcgccgaagtcttcctcaaactatatttagtattagttagacctcatcttgactatgtggtttagttctggtcacctggatatccaaatgttagaatcggtgcagaggaggataacgaagatgattcaggggttgagaaacttgccatacgaggaaagactcaaacagttaaacttgcattctctagaaaggcgaagggtgcgtggagacatgatcgaggtttataaatggatgaagggctttaataagggggataattataaggttttgttggtaagagaaccgggtaggacacgaagtaatgggtttaaactggataaattcagattcaacagggacataggcaaaaattggtttgctAACAGAGgggttggtggatgagtggaacaggtttgcagTCGCGTGCTGATTGCTAATACAGTTGTCACATtaataaatagattagataaattcatggacagcgatattaggtggggttagatacacgggagcttagattcaaaggagctgccttgtacaggcctaccggcctcttgcagactcctacgttcttatgttcatatggctGCACGAAAAGGGAacgtagtggttctacatcatttcacaggtgagttgagaactgtataatcagatagggctacatatgatagaaatctgcagttctgttgtacactgacattgagattaccaggcggctgccagggtacctgtcctcgacccgggctgagctgtatgccatacttgaggctcgccacactgtagcagctttccgcaaagatgtatacttgtttgttgatagccaggctgcattacatgaacctgtgtcctcctcccctacagactgtgatcttgtgactaagtgcctgactgccctccgtgcccttgaggccgcaggtgccacggtccacttcacctgggtgcccttccatccagcacaatgaaaaggcagactgccttgctcgacgtgcccttcaggatgacacagtggaccctggcactgactgtacgcttagctatgttaagaatataattagggattatttccataataacattgctacccaactcagacactgctgtgacaatggtagcaccagcagcctccattatgcaagtgtctcccaccactgtttacccctatgggcgacacagtgcacctcaggatgtggtagcaatgcgccttaggctaggctataggtactactgggaggttattaactcccctgtgtctgctgcacgctgtgtgccaggccgagggacacacactgcaacactgtcatggaatgccggggccctttcattgttttttttaagccacgggactgccttgaccttaaaTGTCGTTGATAAATAATAgatctacattaaatatataggaaaattttatgtacttttcataactcaagccatcaattctttttttaatttttcgtctagatgcaaaaacaagtggtaaattcccttagttccgcccaggagatcgcaatgttttgggtctatctgccgattgtaagctccgcccacagactcTGTAAGCTCCacccactggcttcactcgcctgtatggggacggcgcgggagggcgcctcctgttataatacctccatgagACAAACCAACAGATGATATTATTCTGGACGCCATGGCATACGTGCTGAAATCGCTTTTACAAGAGAATAATATGATGAAGTGCCAAGTGTTCTCATGGCTCAAGAAAGTGTGAGGCATGTCAGTGCTTAATACTAAagctgtatgtatattttatatgatAAACGAAGAAGAGGGTGTCAAGTCAGTAACTGATGTAACAGAAAAACTGACTTGCAGACGATACATAGGGCTTAATTAAAAAGCTACTCAAGTATTGGCAAACATGTGAGAGAATCAGAGCATGTCCCTGCCCTGAATGAGCACTATAATCgcctataaaaaaaatagcaacagtGCACACATCAATAACATCATCCCTCGCCCCCGCCTCCGTCGGCGCACACGAGGGATGAAGtgaaatgtttttataaatagttccgtgcttTACTTACTCGGCGTTTTAAGAAAAATCTGtttacaccatcgtgttcaggaggcttttctctataagatggcactgtttattttagtactcatttcatagccTCTGCAAATGGTAGTTATATGTAAAATGTCTTATAAACATGACGGAGTGATtctttaacttcaactcgtcactatttatttagttttgttttattgagttttcacaaacatattcaaATTCTGCACTTACTGCTGCGTTTACCGGTGTCAACCAAAATGCCCTATCTAATGTATGAGGTGAGTTACGGCAAATAACAGagaagcatgtctgtgatgtcGCTCCTTCTGGCCAAGCGAGCTCGCGCGAGAAAAGTTAATCGTCAACTCTTCTCGCTTTCTCGCCAACCACCTCGTTTTCTCGCCATTACCTGCCAGTGTGGCCACCTCCATTGCTTAAATGCTTATAATGTATTAAagtttctcgctctcgctcgctttctcgctccctgtgtggccgcgACCTAAGACTCTTTAAGTATTTAATTCGTTATTCTCTCTATATTCTTTCTCTCCAAtcacagcctctctcacctcTACTAAGTCCGCCGTACTAAATGAtctaattcctctttctttatcccgTCAGATAGGCTACATGTCAGCCACGTCAAATgtattattccttctcttctttattcttcccaaTCACCTCCTTGCGATCCTCTCTCATAGCATTCTTACCTGCCTGTCTTGTGTTTCtagggtgcctcctcctcctcctctgcaacaTAAAATCGTTTGCGAATTGTAAAGATTTGTTTTGCCATTTTTGCAAGAAATAATATTGCGAATCTTATGAAACCTGACAGGGAACGTCTTTTTATTAGTATGAGTAACATACTAGAAACTCGCAAAAATCGATTGATAATTACCAGTTTTATTTTTCAGACAATCCTCTTGCTCTTAATAGCCAGATGCACTCataactctccctccccctcctcctcccccacagccGCGCCATACTGACCTACCTGTCGTCCCGCTACGGCAAGGACGACTCCCTCTACCCGAAGGACGTGATCACCAGGGCCAAGATCGACGGCCTCCTATACTTCGACTgctccaccctcaccatcaagTGGCGCCTCGTGGTGGTGGGTGACACCTCGATCACACTGACTGACGGGCGGATCGAcagagatacagatatagatagacagatacgcagatacagattatatatatatatatatatatatatatatatatatatatatatatatatatatagagagagagagagagagagagagagagagagagagagagagagagagagagagagagagagagagagagagagacgcatagacagacagacacataagaAGATAAGGAGTCTGCAGGTGGGCtaatacaagacagctcctgtgaacttaacccaacctaacgtcgctatccatgaatttatctttttttttttcgaatggGACTACCGTGTTGGCACTCACTACATGGCTGTCAGGCCTGTTCCACGCATCTACCGCGTGCCCTGCTAGTAAATAAATTCTTGCCAGTGTCCTTGTTCAATCTGAATCTATCTACTTTAAACCCAGtattacgtgtcctacccggttctcttaccatcagaacatTGTTGATATCCCCttcattaaagcccttcatccatttctaaATTTCTATCAAGCCGCctcgcacccttcacctttctagagaatacaAGTTTAATTGTTAGagcctttcctcgtatggcaagtttcttaacccatgaatcatctttgtcatcctcgtctgtacagattctaacattttgatatccattctatagtaaggcgaccagactgaaccgcataatcgagatgagacAGACACCGACAcgaagacaggcagacaaacgtTCCGACTGACAGACCCACAGACAGAGATGGACAcacaggcatacagacagacgcagacaccCACACAATGATAGGTCATTAATTATGTATTTAAATGGCGAAGGGGGAGAGGCTTAACTACCAAGATAGCTTGAACACTCCATAGAATTAACACATTGAGCCATTACGCAACACTGCCGCAGCAATATCAATTAACATCTAAATCCTCCCCTGCAGCACCCTGTCATGCGTTCCACGGCCGCTAAACCCGACGAGGAGGCCGTGAAGAACCTGGAGGAAGCTGTGGGCTGGCTGGACGGGAAGATCGCGAAGCACCCGGACCTCTACCTCGCCGGGACGTCTCAGCCCACCGTGGCCGACCTCGCTATCGTTGCCTGGGTCTCCACGTACGAGGCCGCGGGTTTCGATGTGTCCCAGCACCCGCACGTGGCCGCCTGGCTCGCCCGCTGCAAGGAAAGCATTAAGGGCTACAAGGAACTGAACGAGCCCGGTGCCAAGAAGTTCGGGGAGATTTTCAAAGGGTTGATGAAGTCCAGGAGctgatgtgtgggtgtgtgatggtggcggcggtggtggtgaaattAGTCTAAAATGCGGTTCTTAGAAAATGGAAGTTAGAGAAGGTGTCTATTTGGGGtacttctcctataattccttccccttctgtctctctccggcatatgaccacagatgttgcgccgactaaacgaaactttccaactttctatttGAGGTAAGGCAGTCTAAATGAAGCTATGCTGTTAAATTAATGATGAAATTTTGCTTAGTTTCAAATACTGCTTGATGCTGATGGTTGATAAATAGAACAAGATATATCGCTGACTAGTAATCTTATATAATCCCAAATATTCCCATAGGTCTTTATTATAATAACTGGCATCAAGTATTTAGAAAAGAAGTCTATCAATGGTAAAAAAGAGCTTAGTAGTGTTGGATAAATGCAGCTACATGTTCTAAATATGATTTTTATTGTTTTGgcgtttgttttcttgttatgaAATCTGAAAAAAAGCTGTTCTGTTaagtttcgtcttttcttcctccttcacttatttttgtttttattttgggaACATTTATTTACAATTACATAATGGATAGAAgttatatttttgtttccttacacacacacacacacacacacacacacacacacacacacacgtatagtcAATAAAGCAAGAGAAAAACTTCCacaattaagattttttttttttactgaattttagagagagagagagaaataataagcCCACAATGAAACCTACATAATAACTAAACCTttcacaaactaacaaacaaccTATCAATCAATCGGGTTCATTATCTCGTTGGTTCACGGGTTCAAAAGGTTCGAAGCGCGTGAGTCTTCTTCCTGGAGCTCTGTGATTGGCTGCGGCGAGAGTGGCGTGAGGCGGCTAGACCAATGGGGGAGGGgctgaaggtgagagagagagagagagagagaacagggttGGAAAGACATGTTGGTGAGTACAACTTCTATTTTCAGTGTTTTTATGTTGATTTCTCATTGTATTGATGCGTTTATGTGTTTGTCAGTCTTGTGAAGTGTTAGTTGTGTTGCTGGTAGTGTTGTGTGCGCGTGAGTGTATGTGTGCTTTCGTCTGTGCCTCTGTTTGTGTGAAGATTAattattgcctctctttctctctctctctctctctctctctctctctctgtgtgtgtgtaggaagaggaagggaaggaggaagaggggaaggagaaacacaggataggggaggaagaggaggaggaggaggaagggaaaaaggaggaaaatatgggaggaaaatggagaaggaaggttaTGTTTATGCGAtatggggagaggaaaagtgagtgtgtgtgtgtgtgtgtgtgtgtgtatagctatTTTCACAAGCTTCTTATGTCTCTTATCTCATTTTATCTAACATTTTCCTTGATTAAAATTGGGTCAAATGCGTCTTAAGTGAATAACTGATAAAGGAAATGATTGCTTGAGAAACTGATTGTTGATATTTTTGAAGAACTGAATAATAAATTGTTTGGCAGCTCGATCATGGGTAGggtgcttcgtggtgcagtggttagtacactcgactcacaaccgagagagcccgtgttcgattcccgggcggagtggaaaaatttgggcggcttttccgatacctcgCCCCTgtccaggtattaatcgggggttgtgtcccgtctggatctgttcccttctcctataattccttccccttctgtctctctccgtttATTTATGACCTCagttgttgcgccgactaaacgaaactttccaacttttttcaatcaggggtaaaaaaaaaaaagctagtattGATTAATTGAGCGatggattgactgattgatattACAGTGCGGAAGGCAACTCATGGGTATAAAAACTGGGCTTATTGACTGATTGGTTGAtaaattgattgattggttgactgcTGAACGTATTGATGAACTGAATGATGAACACTGATGTTTTTACGTGAATGGAGACAGCTCAGGGCCATACAAAACTTAGATTGTTATTGTATTTAAGGGAGACTTTCAGATATTAGTTTTTTATCACAGACCCGTTATCTCCGTCCTCAGCTAGCAATTAGGCCAAGGGGACAGGTGTGATGCGAGACAAGACCTTGGTGCGAGAGTTTACGTCGTGTCCTTGTGTGGGGCGTCACGTAATACTTCAGGTTCAGGCTTGCTAGCAAAGGACCTTCAGAAATGGATTAATAGTCACTGGCAGCTCTATTATAACACTCACAAAACATTCAGTACAAGATagccaatttgctgctgtccgtcagtgttttgaagccaatttgctgctgtccgtcagtgttttgaagccaatttgctgctgtccgtcagtgttttgaagccaatttgctgctgtccgtcagtgttttgaagccaatttgctgctgtccgtcagtgttttgaagccaatttgctgctgtccgtcagtgttttgaagccaatttgctgctgtccACCTGTGTTTTGAAGTCAATTTGCTGCTGTCCGTCagtgttttgaagccaatttgctgctgtccgtcagtgttttgaagccaatttgctgctgtccgtcagtgttttgaagccaatttgctgctgtccgtcagtgttttgaagccaatttgctgctgtccgtcagtgttttgaagccaatttgctgctgtccgtcagtgttttgaagccaatttgctgctgtccgtcagtgttttgaagccaatttgctgctgtccgtcagtgttttgaagccaatttgctgctgtccgtcagtgttttgaagccaatttgctgctgtccgtcagtgttttgaagccaatttgctgctgtccgttagtgttttgaagccaatttgctgctgtccatctgtgttttgaagccaatttgctgctgtccgtcagtgttttgaagccaatttgctgctgtccatctgtgttttgaagccaatttgctgctgtccgtcagtgttttgaagccaatttgctgctgtccgtcagtgttttgaagccaatttgctgctgtcc
This genomic window contains:
- the LOC127000598 gene encoding glutathione S-transferase D7-like, which encodes MAPTLYLFMPSAYCRSVLLAAKALDVELDVKTVNLMEKEQLKPEFLAINPQHTVPTFVDGDLVLTESRAILTYLSSRYGKDDSLYPKDVITRAKIDGLLYFDCSTLTIKWRLVVHPVMRSTAAKPDEEAVKNLEEAVGWLDGKIAKHPDLYLAGTSQPTVADLAIVAWVSTYEAAGFDVSQHPHVAAWLARCKESIKGYKELNEPGAKKFGEIFKGLMKSRS